In Microcoleus sp. FACHB-831, the DNA window GCGACTAAAACTAACTCCCAACCGCGGGTTACTTTCCAAATGAGCAATATGTTTTTCTAGCTTCTCTGGAACCCATATATCATCCGCATCCAAAAAAGCCAAAAATTCGCCCCTAGCATTGCGAATCCCCATGTTTCTAGCTTCGGAAACTCCCCGATTTTCCTGATGGATAATTTTAATTCTAGGATCTGTAAATTGCTGACAGATTTCTATGCTTCGATCTGGCGAACCATCATCGATAATTAGCAGTTCAAAGTTTTTATAAGTTTGAGCTAAAACAGATTGCACTGTAGCAGCGATGTATTTTTCTACTTTGTAAACTGGAATAATGGCAGAAATTAATTTCATATTGAATTCTTCGATTATGTTAGTTGATACTTTGAGTTTGTTTCCTGTGGTAGAAAGCCACCAAAAACCACAAACCTAGCATTAAAATTCCATCTGAAACCAAACTAGACCATGCTGCTCCTCTCCACGAATACAGTGGAATTAGCCAAATGTTAATTGCGAAGTTGAACGCGGCTACAAGTGCTTGCATTGCACTGCGTATTCCCTGAAATCCTGCTCCTGTAAGCGTGTCCGCAGCAAAATATTGCATGGCTTTGAGAAAGAGTAAAGGTGCTAGCCAACGCACGGCTTCTACGGCATTTATATATTCTTTACCTAATATGTAAGGTACAAATGGAGCGATTAAAAACAACACTATACCAGCAGCAATACCGTAACCGCCTGCAATTGGCGCTAAACGCTTGGCAAAATTCAAACTGCCCCTAATACCAGCTTCTCCCTCCTGAAAAAACTTTGCATAAGCAGCACCTAAAAGCGAGTACACGGGTACAAATGCAACATCAATCAAACGGTAAGCTGCTGCATATATACCTGTAGCTTCTAATGTTGAAAGACTTGCCAGCATTGTTTTATCTATATCGTTATTTATAGTTTGGGCAGATAAGCTGATAGAAAAGTAAAATCCCTGACGAATATCAGGCTTTATCAGCGATAGTGCCAGTTTTGGATATCCCAACATCCGCGTTACAAGCAGACAAGCTATTAATGCCGCAACTGCTGTACTTGCAAGATATAAACAAGCCCATACTAATATATCTGGATTTTTAAAGAAGCTAACCAAAATAAGTGCTGCTATTAAGTTTTTCAGGGTTAGCAAAACGGTAATTTGAGCGGATCTGCTGACCAAATTCATAGCTAGGAAAGCCTTAGAAGCTGTATCCAAAGTTCTTAAAAAGAATAAATCGGATAAAGCCACACAAAATAATACAATTATAGGAATTGTTTTAGGCAGTAAAAATGGTGCTACAACCATGACTAAAATTAGCAACATAAAGCTAGAAACCACTAACATGAATAGGGCATTTCCCCAGTAGTCTTTAAATAATTGTGGGTTTCTAGAGACGTTTTTAATCAGGATATCTCCGCTGCCCAAACTAGCGAAAGGAGCTAAAATTGCTGCCAGTGCTGTAGCGCCAATAAAAGCCCCGTATTGTTCTGCGCCCAGAGCGCGGGCAATAATCACAAAGTAGGCTGCTTGCAAAACTAAACGCAATCCTTGGGAAAGCATCATCCACAAGGTATTGCGTACTAAACTTTTTTGAAATAGGCGCTCGATACGGGCTTTTATTGAGTTCAAATTCATTTTTTTGGGGTTTGGATCTTCAGGGAGCAGAGCTACATGGTTAGGAAAGACAAAATTTGTTTTACTTTTAAGCGCAGATTAAGGATAATTTTTCAACGCTTTGGCAAGAGTCTGGCTGCGCGTTTATGTCAAGGCTTTTGTTTGTTGTTCGGGCGGTATTAATACTGAGAGAGCTACTGCTACATAGAGTACCCAGAAAATATCGTTTTGGATCATCAACGAGCTTTCAGCCATATTAGCTTGCACCATGTATGTCATATACAATAATGGCCAAAGACCCTCGGATGTTCTAGTCAGGCGCACCCATGCCATCGACTTGACTAAAGTTGTCCAAAATCCGATCAAAAATATGACTACTCCTAATATTCCCAAATCGAGCCACAGATCTAACAAGCCGTTGTGGGAATTTGGCGGAGTCCACATCGTTGTATACCAAACATAAGCGGACTCACCCTCCCAACCCACCCAAAATCCTTTGTACCCATAGCCGAGCCAAGGTTGTTTCCAAATCATATCCAATACTGCTGGCCACAGTTCTGTACGTCCGGTGAGTGTTGTATTTTTACCGACTGAACCCAGCAGTGCGTCGGCGTTAGCTACAAACCATAGATAGAAACTTGTACCTGCGGTTGCGATCGCAAAAATTGCAGGGAACAGCAGTTCGTAGCGCCACCTTAAAGTCCGGTAAACTTGTAATGCGGTTAAAATAATTACTAGATTGGCGATCGATGTTGTTGATTTTGCCAGGATTATTAGAACCAGTGACAAGCTAAAGCCCAGCCACAATAGCCAACGATTTTTCTTCGCTTCTGTAGCAAGAAGTAAAAATACTATGATGCTCAGTACCATGACTTTGCCTAGAATATTTTTATGGGTGTAAATTCCTCGCACTGCTCCTGTATGAATTCCACCCATAATGCCATATTTCCGCAATACCACAGCATATATCAGACTTAGAACTACTATTATGCAAAAAGTCCACCCGAACATTTTTAGCTGTTCTTTCATGGTGTAGCGCGTGGCTAAGTAAAGTCCGAATAGGGTTGTCCCGACTAGGGCGATCGTGCGGCGGATGGTCATTTGTGGTGCAAATGACCAAGAGATAGAAACTACAGCAAACGCTACCAATAACCAGATAAATTTATCTTTACTCAGCAGGTAAACTACTTTCTTCCAACGCGCAACAAGCAGGAAAAAGGTGACTGCATAAATTAATAGGAAAATTAGCTGAATTAGGGCGAAATCACCTTCTTCTGCTGCTCCTTCTTCCCCCTCGCTTGCACCTCCCGTTAGAATAACAGTCAGCGGGCCTCCTGAATAAAGCACCAAGGACAAGGCTGTGAATGGCTGTTCAAAAAATTCTAAAATCTTTTTCATAACCCGATCGGGGATATAGTTCTCCTGTCCATCGCTTTGCGGTAAAGCACAAATGTTCGATGGCTCTATTCGACCAGTGTAAATCGAACCGCGAGAGATCCAGCGTTACAGTTCGCATCTGCTGTTGCAAGCTAGAGCATCCAGCTATATGCACCCCAAACAAAGTGGTTTTAGCGGCGGTATACCGCCGAGAATAGTGTTCGCCCCCAACCAGGCTAAAAATACGGACGTCAGCGCGATGTCCGCTAGAACCTGAATCTGTGCGATCGCCACTACAAGACTCTCGCCATTGCTCCCAAGATTCAGGGTTTAAATTACCTTAAAATCTCAACTTATTTTACTTTATTCAAATATTTTGACCATATAGATGGTTCAAGTTGATTTACATATTGCATATACTTTATCAACGGCATATCAATAGAAAGCATTGCATTCGGGTTATAACGGATATTGTCATAAATTTTCCCGTCTTCACCTTTCAAAAAATAGTATGCCAGCTTTGTTAGTAACAATAAAAGCTGCGTCACCAACCAACCACCAATACCTTTTCTCTTCTGTGCAACATAAATTGGCTGAATGCGGGTTTTTCCTGGTGCGACAGGAGTATAGGCGTAAATCATGTGCAGCGAGGGAACCAAGCGCACCTTTTTCATGGTGGTTAAAAGCCCGATGCAGCCGTCAGCATACCTCATCGAGTATTCGTACTTTTCTCCGAGAATTTTCCTAGCAAATCTTTCTCGCCTAGTGGTATTAGGAAAATCGCCACTAAGGGTAAAATCTACCATCGTGCCAGAGTCATTCTGTTGCAATGATAAATTCATATTTATATCTACTTTATGTACGGTTTGAAGATGTTGAGCATCAATTCCATTCATCATACAAATGTGGTGGTGGCAACTGCGCTCAAATGCTTTATCGCGTACTGTTACAATTGATTTTCCTTTAAGTTCTTCAAATTCGGCAACACCTTCAGGCGCTTTTGCATCTGGATACACCCAAATAAAATC includes these proteins:
- a CDS encoding oligosaccharide flippase family protein, with product MNLNSIKARIERLFQKSLVRNTLWMMLSQGLRLVLQAAYFVIIARALGAEQYGAFIGATALAAILAPFASLGSGDILIKNVSRNPQLFKDYWGNALFMLVVSSFMLLILVMVVAPFLLPKTIPIIVLFCVALSDLFFLRTLDTASKAFLAMNLVSRSAQITVLLTLKNLIAALILVSFFKNPDILVWACLYLASTAVAALIACLLVTRMLGYPKLALSLIKPDIRQGFYFSISLSAQTINNDIDKTMLASLSTLEATGIYAAAYRLIDVAFVPVYSLLGAAYAKFFQEGEAGIRGSLNFAKRLAPIAGGYGIAAGIVLFLIAPFVPYILGKEYINAVEAVRWLAPLLFLKAMQYFAADTLTGAGFQGIRSAMQALVAAFNFAINIWLIPLYSWRGAAWSSLVSDGILMLGLWFLVAFYHRKQTQSIN
- a CDS encoding O-antigen ligase; the protein is MKKILEFFEQPFTALSLVLYSGGPLTVILTGGASEGEEGAAEEGDFALIQLIFLLIYAVTFFLLVARWKKVVYLLSKDKFIWLLVAFAVVSISWSFAPQMTIRRTIALVGTTLFGLYLATRYTMKEQLKMFGWTFCIIVVLSLIYAVVLRKYGIMGGIHTGAVRGIYTHKNILGKVMVLSIIVFLLLATEAKKNRWLLWLGFSLSLVLIILAKSTTSIANLVIILTALQVYRTLRWRYELLFPAIFAIATAGTSFYLWFVANADALLGSVGKNTTLTGRTELWPAVLDMIWKQPWLGYGYKGFWVGWEGESAYVWYTTMWTPPNSHNGLLDLWLDLGILGVVIFLIGFWTTLVKSMAWVRLTRTSEGLWPLLYMTYMVQANMAESSLMIQNDIFWVLYVAVALSVLIPPEQQTKALT
- a CDS encoding Rieske (2Fe-2S) protein codes for the protein MNQFHNQNTQPLLQMKIFNNWDVVAKGWYIACPSRDIPKGKAKSLDICGQKIVLFRGEDGKIRALDAYCPHLGTDLAIGRVDGNTIRCFFHHWAFDGEGTCQDIPCQSAIPEKACLQSYATEEKYDFIWVYPDAKAPEGVAEFEELKGKSIVTVRDKAFERSCHHHICMMNGIDAQHLQTVHKVDINMNLSLQQNDSGTMVDFTLSGDFPNTTRRERFARKILGEKYEYSMRYADGCIGLLTTMKKVRLVPSLHMIYAYTPVAPGKTRIQPIYVAQKRKGIGGWLVTQLLLLLTKLAYYFLKGEDGKIYDNIRYNPNAMLSIDMPLIKYMQYVNQLEPSIWSKYLNKVK